The sequence ACAGAGGTCACAGTATAACTGAACCGTTGCCGAATCTATCGTAGACAGCGTCAAATGAATGCGCACATCCCCTGTCGAAAGAATAGATGCGGCGCCAGCTTGATTCATCGGGAAATACCCACGAAAGAGCCACGCTCCGCATAGATGCCATGCTGACGCATAAAATTCACTCAAGGAACGATTCACGGTAGCTCCCGTGCTACCTTGACTATCTCAAATAAAACGCTCGAGATTTACTccagtcgaggagcgtttcgagAGAAGAGTGACTTGTGAATTTGGAAGCAAccctcaaggagcgtttcgagtgaaggggcGAGTCGAGGAGCAATTGTGAATACGGGTACAGTGCCTAGAGAATgatcgaggtttaactgtataaacGAGAGATGCGTGCGATCCCCTATTCCCCCCTccctgcggcgccgccttcgccgCTAAGCGCCGCCATAGGTAGTGCGCGCCCGCAGTCTGGCCACTTTGTCCAgtatatactggctagtgtgccgtCCGCGGCCTTCCAGGTGGCACCAGATGGGATAAATGCCGGCGGCTGCCGCTTGGAGTGCTGCGGCGCGGGTGGATGCCACGGCGCCCCCCGTTCCTCATGGTGCGCCGTGTTTCCACAGCATCAGCGAGGGGGCCGCTGCAGGTTTGCTTCTTATTAAGCCGCAGCGGTTGCTCAGTGCTCGTGTTGGCAAGTCACCAGAggtttaagggcttgtttttacTATATTAGGCTTACTTAGAGCTCGTCGCTTCAGTGTAACGCTTATACTAGCGCAGCTCGTCTTCGAGCGTCGAACTCCGCTGCTTCAGCGCAGGCAAAAGGAAAACGTAActtgtaataaaaaaaattctgcttGCAGCTGAATTTTTTTCGGTAAGCAAACTTAGCTGCCTTATTTTATTGAATTGCAATATTGCCGATGTACCTGGGCGTCGGCAGAGTTTCGTCTTGTAAGGTGCAAACCCATGTTATCGTGTGGGAGAGGGAGGAGCGTTTGTGTGACTTCGATAGTCTAGTCACTGTAACTTTGGTAGAGGGCAAGTGCTGTTATGGCTTTAGCGGTGAGGGTGGGGTTCAAGTAGCTGTTTTGCACACCTTGCTGACGCCCGTGCAGACGTTGTATTGGCCTGTAATGAAGACTGCTGGTGTTCCATGTCAAAATCATGCAGTTCTTTTTAATGGCTAGCATCAGGAAGTATACGAAACATCGTTTTTTTTAaggcaacaaatattttattaaaaaGTAACAACACCCAGATGTAGACATAAGACAACACTAGATCAAGTATTGTAAACATGAAGAATGAATTAAGTTATAGATCTTATGGCAGCGGCGCAGTTTAAGGAGCGTTTTCTGTTccatttttgtttctctctctttgttgatGCCTTCTACAAAAAAGCCAAACCTCAAGAGAACATAGAACTTGACAACAGCTACCAAAGCTTCTTTCTCATGCTGTGGGCATCCTTGTTGAGGAAAGGCCAGTGTCTGCAGCTGGCTTGAAAAGTCGGCTAAACTCGCTTCATGTAGCTTGTTTTTGTAAACCAGTAAAAGCGTCTCACATGGCCTTTACAGCGGTTGACAAGTTCTCACTAGGGTACACAAGGCCTCCATTGTCAAAATgagtagtgaagtatgaggcagCGTCTGCACTTGCTTCAGCTTTACTTACACAAAGGCAGCTTGCGCACTGTGGACAAGAATTTTTTGCTAATGATCTTTCGTGCAACGTAACCTGCCACATAGTAGATCAAAGCACTGTTACTCTTTTTTCTCCGTGTAGCTCTGATGGTCACTAGACAAGAGCGACTGGATGACGTCCTCTGTGCCATTGATGCTTCCACGGTCAAGAAGGCCGTCTATCCTGTCCACAAAGCTCGTTGTTGTAGAGAGCTCATTTGGGCTGCGCAGATCTTTGATGACGTAGTTACCTCCTCTGGCCCACTTGGCTAGGTTGTAAAACGCTAGCAAATTGACAGTCACGAGGAACTGCGCAACTGTTGGGTGGTCATTGCACCCTGATGATTGTCTGATTATTCCAAAAAGGTTCTCTGGCTTATCCTGGCTTAAACGGGACGTGAAAAGATGTTTGAAGCGAAGTGTAGATGTTAGGTAGGACAACAAATCAAGGGGCATCTTGATAGTAACTCTTAGTCCAGAAACTGTGCTTTCTGTAAGAAAACCACCACCGGCTGGCTTTGCGTGCTGCTCCCACTCTTTCAAGTACTAAAGGAACCCTATCAAGAAGTGCATGTTTAGACTGTCGGGCTTGAGTGCTTTTTCTCTTGTCCGTGATGTGATGACACGAATCAGGCGATTCATTTCGCAAAATCTACAGTTGGCTGCACAGTCTTTTATAAAGACTGAATGTGCTCCTGTACATAAAAACCCTTTGATGACCTGGTCGCCGAAGACCTGAAATGCAATGTCTGTCTTCATTGTTTCGAAAGAGTTTGGCTTAATGTGTGGATTTGTAATGCTGGGCATCACTTTGAGCGTAACACTTTTCCTATTAGCTTCGAAAGCTACTTGATTGATGCCACTGTGGACATGCCCGGCTGATGTCAGGTACCCTTTTGCAACAAATCCATTTCTCATGTTTTTCATTAAGTGCGGAAAATCCGACACACAGAACAGCTATCTCTTCGGATTGACTGGGTGCTTGGTGCTGCTCCGTACATGGCTTGAAGAaccttgcaaaaaataaaaagtaaacatAACATATCTCATAAAAATCGACGTATACTTTATCCCAACTTGTAAAAAAATGCAAAGAGCGCGCTCTTAAGTAGCACAAAAGTGTAAAAACCATGCACTGATGATATTAGGGAAATAAAATCGCACCCTGTATTCCAAACAGCCGCCACATGCTTTTATTCCAGCTGGCACAGTCGCACGTTTTGCAGTCCGCAAATAGAGCAGCGTTTTCTGCAAGGATGGCCGTTTCCACAATGATTTTCGCCAGTGTCGTGGATTTCCCATTGGCATTGTACGCAAAACCACCAAGGATTTGTGTCCAGTTTCCTGCACAAACATGGTAGGGGTATTTTCTGAGAGTACATGCCTCATATAGTAGGCTGttgcaaagaagaagaaaaaaagaacggtaAGTCAGCTCACCAGTGAGTGGCTGAAAGAACACAACCATGCCATGGTCTGCCAGCACATTCTTCTGGTCAGCAGGTGTACGATCCCCGAGGTCGACAAAGCCGTCAATGTGACCTGAATTTCAAAAGAAAAGCACAGGACGTACATTCAGTCTTATTTTCTGCCATCTTTCTAGAACAGTTAGAATACtggggtgtttcaagaaattcgCCGGAAATCCTTAAAAACAAGGAAAATGAGACGTTGGCATGCTGCCTTCACAATAActctttctgtagcggcaggcatctcaAGATGGGTAATTGAATTGCCTTTTTTGTGAGTTGGCACAGGCGGTCGAGGCAAATAAGTGTTGGAATTGAAatccttactgaggaaagctcATTGACGCTTTGAAATTTCGAAAATAGCGGCCCACTGGTAATTTTTGCAAAATGATGAAATAAAACCGAAACCGATGTACCgtagaacgcaactgccatacccgttttaaaaagacagggcgtccaaacacggacacaagaaagaagtcaggacaccacaaacgccgtgtttgtggtgtccgtgtttgcacgccctgtctttttagaatgaatacttaccaactagctcagctctcttatTCAAAATGCCATACCCGAGGAGACGCCCAGAATGACGCCGCTGTTTTCGAcagcgattgcagtggtgttagttcttttGCATTCAGCAACACATGCGCAGTGCATGCTACCATGGCAAACGCAGCTCGCACACCCACGAAGCGAAAGAATTCGAAAACTAAGATAAGAACGCTTGCTCATTCTGGTCATCTCGTAAAAACATTGCGCTCTTCgatatttcggtttcggtttcactggcgaaactttttttattagtttttttaaTTTCCAGAAATTTTATGCGGCCGCTTTTGTGAAATATCAGAGCAGTTGTGGGCTCTTTGCAGGAAGGACTTCATTCTCCCATTTTACCTGACTGCATCTATTTTCTTTCATTAAAAATTATTTCAATCTCTGCATGCCGTAATGAATGTCTCTAGTCATCTTAAATGTCTGCCACCACAGTAGAAATAATCTCGAAGGTAGCGAGAAAACATCGCAGTTCCAATAATTTCAGGATTTTTGGATAAGCTTCTTGAAAAGTCCTGCATAGCATACACCCGATGAAGCGACCACCTGCATTGAGCGCACGGGAAGACGGCGTGCATAAAACAGCTATCAATTTCGGTTCCCCTTCGCATGCACAGCATACAGCGCGTTCGGTGTTGTATAGGATTTCATAGCAATTTGACCTAAATTTATACACGACATATATGGTGGCGACGGCGAAGATTCGCTTGAGTTACTGCAAAAAAAGAGGCACTTTACAGATCAGCTTAGGCGCGCATGCACCTTTCGTAATACATTTCTCTTTAACGAAATCGTGGCGATACCTCCTGTATGCACCCAGAACCTTCCAATAATATAGGACACAAAGCTATACTCACCAGTCGATTTTACATTTAGATGCTCGGAAAGCTTGATCTCGTCGATGACGAGGCCACCATGACGACTGTAAACATCCATGGTCTTCGTCTTCTCAGTCAAGGCATTAAAGATATTGACACTGAGGCCAAAGCCGCCCTTGAAACGCTGTAGGTACCTTCGCAGGCAACTTCTCCCAGGCAGTACCATAATGGCTTCTTTGGGAAGATGTTTGTATAACTTCGGGCTTCGCATCTTCATCATGATGCATTCCACGATCCATTCGTCGTTGTATTGCATGCCTTTATGCGACTTCCGTCGTGCAGCAAGGAAACAGCTCTTGACAGCCAGTTGCTGTTTTGCGGGAAGAGACTTAATTTTACTTTCAAACGCCTCTTCGCAAACTGCCTCGTTCTTCGCTTTCATACGAGCTACCTGTGTTTTTGCATTTCCGAATGTCTTCTTGATTCTCGACAAATTTTGAGAAATGTTCTGACAAAGCTTCTTTTCGGCATCATTTCTTGCGCTTTCCtttccccttttctttctcttgcagGTCTGGTTATAGGCGAGAACCCTCTGGTACTTGCAGTAAACGCAAGACTTCCCGTCTGACCGCACTGACAGCAAGCGTTTTTCAGAAAAAGACATGCCTCTGAATGAGTACTTGTGTTCGATGAAGCTAGCTTTAAGCCACAACCACCGCTAAGAGCTGTTATCGAAACTTCGCCCGAAGAATTCGCCCGAGTGTCAGCTTCTcctcaatgcatggttgctagcggcgtttggaaaacagatacgcaactctgctacctaaaggtagcatatatagtaactctacacccacctagagttactgtatatgctacctttaggtagcagagttgcgcatctgttttccaacgccgctagcaaccatgcattgcggagaagctgacgctcgggccaatttttgtatttctcgacgccgccgctgcagctcactcaattaacactagtcatcgacagccaatgtttatcgccgccttcgacacgccaaacatgtctatcggcgacgcggtaggcatgtcgcctgcaaaaatggagtgcgacttcaccgcatagctgtggttgctagccggacctatgcgctactctgctacctaaaggtagcatatacagtgactctacacccacctagagtcactgtatatgctacctttaggtagcagagttgcgcataggtccggctagcaactacagctatgcggtgaagtcgcacttcgtttttgcaggcgacatgcctaccgtgacgccgattaacctgtctggcgtgtcgaagaccggcaataaacattggctgtcgatggcgagtgttaattcagttcgctgcagcggcggcgtcgagaaataaaaaaaaaattggcccaagcggcagcttctccgcaatgcatggttgctagcggcgttggaagacagatgcgcaactctgctacctaaaggta comes from Rhipicephalus sanguineus isolate Rsan-2018 chromosome 7, BIME_Rsan_1.4, whole genome shotgun sequence and encodes:
- the LOC119398684 gene encoding LOW QUALITY PROTEIN: transposable element P transposase (The sequence of the model RefSeq protein was modified relative to this genomic sequence to represent the inferred CDS: inserted 5 bases in 3 codons; deleted 2 bases in 2 codons; substituted 4 bases at 4 genomic stop codons), which codes for MGEGAAGGDEYPRWPPGALSSSFIEHKYSFRGMSFSEKRLLSVRSDGKSCVYCKYQRVLAYNQTCKRKKRGKESARNDAEKKLCQNISQNLSRIKKTFGNAKTQVARMKAKNEAVCEEAFESKIKSLPAKQQLAVKSCFLAARRKSHKGMQYNDEWIVECIMMKMRSPKLYKHLPKEAIMVLPGRSCLRRYLQRFKGGFGLSVNIFNALTEKTKTMDVYSRHGGLVIDEIKLSEHLNVKSTGHIDGFVDLGDRTPADQKNVLADHGMVVFFQPLTGNWTQILGGFAYNANGKSTTLAKIIVETAILAENAALFADCKTCDCASWNKSMWRLFGIQGSSSHVRSSTKHPVNPKRXLFCVSDFPHLMKNMRNGFVAKGYLTSAGHVHSGINQVAFEANRKSVTLKVMPSITNPHIKPNSFETMKTDIAFQVFGDQVIKGXFYVQEHIQSLXKTVQPTVDFXEMNRLIRVITSRTREKALKPDSLNMHFLIGFLXYLKEWEQHAKPAGGGFLTESTVSGLRVTIKMPLDLLSYLTSTLRFKHLFTSRLSQDKPENLFGIIRQSSGCNDHPTVAQFLVTVNLLAFYNLAKWARGGNYVIKDLRSPNELSTTTSFVDRIDGLLDRGSINGTEDVIQSLLSSDHQSYTRKKSNSALIYYVAGYVARKSLAKNSCPQCASCLCVSKAEASADAASYFTTHFDNGGLVYPSENLSTAVKAMXDAFTGLXKNKLHEASLADFSSQLQTLAFPQQGCPQHEKEALVAVVKFYVLLRFGFFVEGINKERETKMEQKTLLKLRRCHKIYNLIHSSFPPHPPERTLCGESPATLDHIIFGCPADPLPQGQPAITAWEALLAPQVLGAQPRSVDRGASALALLGLVTQA